One window of the Chryseobacterium sp. CY350 genome contains the following:
- a CDS encoding malate dehydrogenase has product MKVTVVGAGAVGASCAEYIAMKDFCSEVVLVDIKEGFAEGKAMDLMQTASLNGFDTKITGTTGDYSKTAGSHVAVITSGIPRKPGMTREELIGINAGIVKEVTENLVKNSPEVIIIVVSNPMDTMAYLVHKTSGLPKHKIIGMGGALDSARFKYRLAEALEAPISDVDGMVIAAHSDTGMLPLLSKATRNGVPVTEFLDDAKQKYVIEETKVGGATLTKLLGTSAWYAPGAAVSVMVQAIACDQKKMIPCSLMLDGEYGESDICLGVPAIIGKNGVESIVNITLTADEQLKFAEAAKAVREVNGDLKF; this is encoded by the coding sequence ATGAAAGTAACTGTAGTAGGTGCAGGCGCTGTAGGAGCAAGTTGTGCAGAATACATCGCAATGAAAGACTTCTGTTCGGAAGTAGTTTTGGTAGATATCAAAGAAGGTTTTGCTGAAGGAAAAGCAATGGACTTGATGCAGACTGCATCTCTAAACGGTTTTGATACAAAAATTACCGGTACGACAGGAGATTACAGCAAAACAGCAGGTTCTCATGTAGCAGTAATCACGTCAGGAATCCCAAGAAAACCGGGAATGACGAGAGAAGAATTAATCGGTATCAATGCGGGAATCGTAAAAGAAGTTACTGAAAATTTAGTAAAAAATTCTCCTGAAGTTATCATCATCGTGGTTTCTAACCCAATGGATACGATGGCTTATCTGGTACACAAAACTTCTGGTCTTCCTAAGCACAAGATCATCGGAATGGGTGGTGCTTTAGATTCTGCAAGATTCAAATACAGATTGGCTGAGGCGTTGGAAGCTCCAATTTCAGACGTAGACGGTATGGTAATCGCTGCTCACAGTGATACAGGAATGTTGCCTTTATTAAGCAAAGCAACAAGAAACGGAGTTCCTGTAACGGAGTTTCTTGATGATGCAAAACAAAAATATGTAATTGAAGAAACTAAAGTGGGTGGTGCTACATTAACAAAATTATTGGGTACTTCAGCATGGTACGCTCCGGGTGCAGCAGTTTCTGTAATGGTTCAGGCAATTGCTTGTGACCAAAAGAAAATGATCCCTTGTTCATTAATGCTTGATGGAGAATATGGCGAAAGCGATATCTGCTTAGGTGTTCCTGCAATTATCGGTAAAAATGGTGTTGAAAGCATCGTAAACATCACATTAACAGCTGACGAACAGTTGAAATTTGCTGAAGCTGCAAAAGCAGTAAGAGAAGTGAATGGTGATTTGAAGTTTTAA
- a CDS encoding biliverdin-producing heme oxygenase, with protein sequence MVSEYLKQNTAEFHDAAEKLFSSQKIFNKTFTLEDYKKIINTNYLMLLHSENKIFSTLSDKFSDKLHLNKRAKLPLIEKDLASLALKNQTASHDFEVNNENEALGAMYVIEGSTLGGNVIAKQLSKTEGFDDVTFNFFGCYQENTGVMWKNFKEVLDNEVAEENYSEVLSGAKKLYTFLLSVN encoded by the coding sequence ATGGTGTCGGAATATCTAAAACAGAATACAGCTGAGTTTCATGATGCTGCAGAAAAATTATTTAGTTCTCAAAAAATTTTCAATAAAACTTTTACTTTAGAAGATTATAAAAAAATCATCAATACCAATTATTTGATGCTTCTTCACAGTGAAAACAAAATATTTAGTACTCTTTCTGATAAATTTTCTGACAAACTTCATTTAAATAAAAGAGCAAAACTTCCTTTAATAGAGAAAGATCTGGCAAGTTTAGCTTTAAAAAACCAAACAGCTTCTCATGATTTTGAAGTAAACAATGAAAACGAAGCTTTGGGAGCAATGTATGTCATTGAAGGCTCTACTCTGGGCGGAAATGTCATTGCAAAACAGCTTTCAAAAACTGAAGGTTTTGATGATGTGACGTTTAATTTTTTTGGATGTTATCAGGAAAATACAGGTGTAATGTGGAAGAACTTTAAAGAAGTTTTGGATAATGAAGTTGCTGAAGAAAATTACAGCGAAGTATTATCCGGAGCTAAGAAATTATATACATTTTTACTAAGCGTTAATTAA
- a CDS encoding ATP-binding protein — MNFVECHEEPIQIPGYIQSFGYLIGIDAEDQTIAFFSENITDIFNTENSEAFFGKKMTDFPELFHSVMASDIYESLENLTRRDNETYFDKIFIQGKEYHFSVFRSQDHIFFEFEAVVANPNKRITNKYDNFYIIDNQKEIWDQLLGTLFNIINYDRIMVYKFMEDGSGKVIAEKTNANIESYLGLHYPESDIPRQARELYKKKRKRIFSNVHSEPVKILSKTLQSIDLTFASLRAMSPIHGQYIKNSGASSSFSISIIIDDQLWGLVTCQNSEPKHIDLEDRVQAGIFTVLASNAYSSFKSKKELEYRLDLSLKASQLKSEFLKHNTLFESLVENKSAIRNLPDADGLAVVSENYIVTDGTAPDHATIQKIVDWAYQNTEEMLFISRSFLKDFGEELGLDETVGGIVIYFVEKSKNELLIWFRKEFDEHINWAGNPEKKIGVFSQNGEEKSIVSPRTSFEVFKEDIKGNSKRWSSRNEIAVQAVRDVILETSHKQYITIKRLNEQLKKVNEELDSFSYTISHDLGTPLTVMKLNAQMLLKSLSETSDKNKHKISSIIDEIDNMAEMMHDVLQLSRAKHSEIELENLETKQTIEKITENAKLTFDSLSSKVVIKDCPNVLADKTLMHQVFLNIINNAIKYSSKQDQPTVLIEGSEEGDQIIYRITDNGIGIPETEKHRMFKIFNRMDNARKFKGNGIGLSIVHRIMNRIGGNVDYESTNNGTCFILTFQNPKFVKL, encoded by the coding sequence ATGAATTTTGTTGAATGTCATGAGGAGCCCATCCAAATACCGGGTTACATACAAAGTTTTGGTTATCTGATTGGCATTGATGCAGAAGATCAAACCATTGCTTTTTTCAGTGAAAATATTACGGATATTTTTAATACTGAAAATTCTGAAGCTTTTTTTGGAAAGAAAATGACAGACTTTCCGGAGCTTTTCCATAGCGTAATGGCATCGGATATCTACGAATCGCTGGAAAATCTTACCCGAAGAGATAACGAAACTTATTTTGACAAAATATTTATCCAAGGTAAAGAATATCATTTTTCTGTCTTTAGAAGTCAGGATCATATTTTCTTCGAATTCGAAGCCGTGGTAGCAAATCCTAATAAAAGAATTACCAACAAGTACGACAATTTCTATATAATTGATAACCAAAAAGAAATTTGGGATCAGCTTCTGGGTACACTTTTCAATATCATCAATTATGACCGCATAATGGTCTATAAATTCATGGAAGATGGTTCTGGTAAGGTAATTGCAGAAAAAACAAACGCGAATATAGAAAGCTACCTCGGTCTCCATTATCCTGAATCTGACATCCCAAGACAGGCCCGGGAACTTTATAAGAAAAAGCGAAAAAGAATCTTCAGTAATGTGCATTCTGAACCCGTGAAAATTCTGAGTAAAACTCTGCAAAGCATCGATCTTACATTTGCATCATTGCGTGCAATGTCACCAATTCATGGTCAGTACATCAAAAATTCAGGAGCTTCGTCAAGTTTCAGTATATCAATTATCATAGATGATCAGCTTTGGGGTCTGGTGACTTGTCAGAATTCTGAGCCTAAGCATATTGATCTTGAAGATCGTGTGCAGGCGGGCATTTTTACCGTTTTGGCATCTAACGCTTATTCATCATTTAAGTCAAAAAAAGAGCTCGAATATCGTTTGGATTTAAGCTTAAAAGCATCTCAGCTGAAGTCTGAATTTTTAAAGCATAATACTTTGTTTGAATCGTTGGTAGAAAACAAATCTGCCATCAGAAATCTGCCTGATGCAGACGGTTTAGCTGTGGTTTCAGAAAATTATATTGTCACAGATGGTACTGCCCCTGATCATGCAACAATTCAAAAAATTGTAGATTGGGCATACCAGAATACAGAAGAAATGTTATTTATCAGCCGTAGTTTTCTCAAAGATTTTGGTGAAGAACTTGGTCTGGACGAGACGGTAGGCGGAATCGTAATTTATTTTGTTGAAAAAAGTAAAAACGAATTGCTGATCTGGTTTAGAAAAGAGTTTGATGAACATATCAACTGGGCCGGAAACCCTGAAAAGAAAATCGGTGTGTTTTCGCAAAACGGAGAAGAGAAAAGTATCGTTTCACCACGAACTTCTTTTGAAGTTTTTAAAGAAGATATTAAAGGAAATTCAAAAAGATGGAGCAGCAGAAACGAAATTGCCGTGCAAGCTGTACGCGATGTAATTCTGGAAACTTCACACAAACAATATATTACGATTAAAAGGCTCAATGAGCAGCTTAAAAAGGTCAACGAAGAACTCGACAGTTTTTCGTACACCATTTCGCATGATCTCGGGACACCATTGACGGTGATGAAACTCAACGCTCAGATGTTGCTGAAAAGTCTTTCGGAAACTTCAGATAAAAACAAACATAAGATCAGCTCGATTATTGACGAGATCGACAATATGGCAGAGATGATGCATGATGTTCTGCAGCTAAGCCGTGCTAAACACAGTGAAATTGAGCTTGAAAACTTAGAAACGAAGCAAACTATTGAAAAGATTACAGAGAATGCCAAACTGACTTTCGACAGTTTGAGCAGCAAAGTTGTTATCAAAGACTGCCCGAATGTTTTGGCTGATAAAACTTTAATGCATCAGGTTTTTCTCAATATCATCAACAACGCCATAAAATATTCTTCTAAACAGGATCAGCCAACTGTACTTATTGAAGGCTCTGAAGAAGGCGATCAGATCATCTACAGAATCACCGACAACGGTATAGGAATTCCTGAAACTGAGAAGCACAGAATGTTTAAAATTTTCAACAGGATGGATAATGCCAGAAAGTTTAAAGGAAACGGAATTGGTCTTTCCATCGTTCATCGTATTATGAACAGAATCGGTGGAAATGTAGATTATGAAAGCACCAATAACGGAACTTGTTTTATTTTGACGTTCCAAAACCCTAAATTTGTGAAACTTTAA
- a CDS encoding nucleoid-associated protein gives MFSKIAVHRVGNKINGESLLLSQEELELDEGTVEMLENYFLGSFKTEETYQFYSDSYLVNNPVYSSVSEIFEDKAKFLWESENLAKHLFEAAENPRVQGGELFVVYFEDEREGDEKVDKIGIFKTEKRESFLKIFPKNESFEIDKDQGISLSKIDKAALIYNSSKESGYVLSVVDNNKNGDMYYWFEDFLKVKQRDDEYFHTQEALMVYKDYIIKQLPQEFEVSKADQADFLNQSINFFKEKEEFKLDDFAAEVLKDEHVIESFNNYKTDYEQEMQINIAEEFPISEAAVKKTQRHFKSIIKLDKNFHIYIHGDRKMLEQGQDEKGKYYMLYFDKEV, from the coding sequence ATGTTTTCAAAAATTGCAGTACACAGGGTAGGAAATAAAATCAATGGAGAATCTCTCTTGCTTTCTCAGGAAGAGCTTGAGCTGGATGAAGGAACGGTTGAAATGCTGGAGAATTATTTTTTAGGTTCGTTCAAAACAGAAGAGACTTATCAATTTTATAGCGATTCTTATTTGGTTAACAATCCTGTTTACAGTTCTGTGTCGGAAATTTTTGAAGATAAGGCTAAATTTCTTTGGGAATCTGAAAATCTGGCAAAACATCTTTTTGAAGCTGCCGAAAACCCAAGAGTTCAGGGTGGCGAATTGTTTGTTGTTTATTTTGAAGACGAAAGAGAAGGCGATGAAAAAGTAGATAAAATCGGAATTTTTAAAACTGAAAAGAGAGAATCTTTCCTAAAGATTTTTCCTAAAAATGAATCGTTTGAGATTGATAAAGATCAGGGAATCAGTCTTTCAAAAATCGACAAAGCTGCACTAATCTACAACAGCAGTAAAGAAAGCGGATACGTTTTGTCGGTTGTTGATAACAATAAAAACGGCGATATGTATTACTGGTTTGAGGATTTTCTTAAAGTTAAACAGCGCGATGACGAGTATTTTCATACACAGGAAGCTCTGATGGTTTACAAAGATTATATCATTAAACAACTTCCGCAGGAATTTGAGGTTTCAAAGGCGGATCAGGCAGATTTTCTGAATCAGTCGATCAATTTTTTTAAGGAAAAAGAAGAATTTAAGCTTGATGATTTTGCAGCTGAGGTTTTGAAAGATGAGCATGTGATTGAAAGTTTTAATAATTATAAAACCGATTACGAACAGGAAATGCAGATCAATATTGCTGAAGAATTTCCAATAAGTGAAGCTGCTGTAAAAAAAACACAGAGACATTTTAAAAGCATCATTAAATTAGATAAAAACTTCCATATTTACATTCATGGTGACCGTAAAATGCTGGAGCAAGGGCAGGATGAAAAAGGCAAATATTACATGCTTTATTTTGATAAGGAAGTGTAA
- a CDS encoding DUF7674 family protein, producing MKNFAADTINETQAIEHLKIFYPTIQNEIAQLSAQNNFPAIIQSTVDYLKVLLQESKINIVNRNIKMMEWLYKNGTFNVKHIIENLFIRSFGSLKKHTDTQQWNILYQYMPIEFQQIYLNQTRLDEIMFKKN from the coding sequence ATGAAGAATTTTGCAGCGGATACTATTAATGAGACTCAGGCAATTGAGCATTTGAAAATTTTTTATCCAACAATTCAGAACGAGATCGCACAGCTTTCTGCACAGAATAATTTTCCTGCAATCATTCAATCGACAGTCGATTATCTGAAAGTTCTTTTACAGGAATCTAAAATCAATATCGTCAACAGAAACATCAAAATGATGGAATGGCTTTACAAAAACGGAACTTTCAACGTAAAGCACATCATCGAAAATCTATTTATCAGATCTTTCGGAAGCTTGAAAAAGCACACCGACACTCAGCAATGGAATATCCTTTATCAGTATATGCCGATTGAGTTTCAGCAGATCTATCTTAACCAGACCCGACTGGATGAGATCATGTTTAAGAAGAATTAA
- a CDS encoding RagB/SusD family nutrient uptake outer membrane protein encodes MKISIINKSFLQVNMKSLAKALVCGSMMLGMVSCEDDLMLEPENNITQNSFYTTELQIQQALSGVYSAMVNASSRGGYDVNFYLLASEVRSNNFNAISQNGNRDYYAINRFQDTSSTDEMEILWEDAYQQIAYANMLLSRIDAVPFADPATREQYRSEARFLRSYAYFELMRTFGKVPLIDKPVSPDEASKIPRTDLVTLYNFITSEIEASVAGLKNTYDAANKGRITKSAAHAMLGRIYLTGSGFPLHNSSYSAKAKEHLSAVIQGEGQSVTFAANYADLFKSANDNKFHIFEIQHISGGLSQGSYLPSYVSPNFGSADPYYNAQGSLYSSAELGVSQSLIDSYEPGDLRLPLTIKTSFIATNGQPDQAKFFVKFREKGVVLTNRYDWPINFPIIRYADVLLMYAEILNNEGSTNAAVFYLNRIRQRAGLAPVSASISAADFTTALRKERRVEFAGEGVYWHDLVRWNTGVAVINQAAAQLNYNFTITTNDYLYQVPLSQIQVAGYDQNP; translated from the coding sequence ATGAAAATTTCAATAATAAATAAATCCTTTTTACAAGTCAATATGAAATCGCTTGCTAAAGCATTGGTTTGTGGTAGTATGATGCTCGGAATGGTCAGTTGTGAAGATGATCTGATGCTGGAACCCGAAAATAATATTACCCAAAACTCTTTTTATACCACAGAATTACAAATTCAGCAAGCTTTGTCGGGAGTTTATTCTGCGATGGTGAATGCTTCATCGCGAGGAGGTTATGATGTTAATTTTTATTTATTGGCGTCAGAAGTTCGATCAAATAATTTCAATGCAATTTCGCAAAACGGAAATAGAGATTATTATGCGATCAACCGCTTTCAGGATACGTCTTCGACTGACGAAATGGAAATTCTTTGGGAAGATGCTTATCAGCAGATTGCTTATGCAAATATGTTATTGTCAAGAATTGATGCAGTACCATTTGCAGATCCCGCAACCAGAGAGCAATACCGTTCAGAAGCGCGTTTCCTAAGATCTTATGCCTATTTTGAGTTGATGCGTACTTTTGGAAAAGTTCCGTTAATTGATAAACCGGTAAGTCCGGATGAAGCCTCAAAAATACCGAGAACAGATTTGGTAACGCTCTATAACTTCATCACCTCAGAAATTGAAGCCTCTGTCGCTGGTTTAAAAAACACTTACGATGCCGCAAACAAAGGTAGAATTACAAAATCAGCGGCTCACGCAATGTTGGGAAGAATTTATCTTACAGGATCGGGGTTTCCGCTCCATAACAGTTCGTATTCGGCAAAAGCAAAAGAGCATCTGTCTGCAGTGATTCAGGGAGAAGGTCAGTCTGTAACATTTGCAGCTAATTATGCAGATTTATTTAAAAGTGCCAACGATAATAAATTCCACATTTTTGAAATTCAGCATATTAGTGGCGGCTTATCACAAGGTTCTTACTTGCCAAGTTATGTTTCGCCAAACTTTGGGAGCGCAGATCCTTACTACAATGCGCAAGGCAGTTTGTACAGTTCCGCTGAACTGGGAGTTTCTCAGTCATTGATAGACAGTTATGAACCAGGAGATTTGAGATTACCTTTAACGATCAAGACAAGTTTTATCGCAACAAACGGACAACCCGATCAGGCGAAATTTTTCGTGAAATTCCGTGAAAAAGGAGTTGTTTTAACCAACCGATATGACTGGCCAATCAACTTTCCTATCATAAGATATGCAGATGTTTTGTTGATGTACGCAGAGATATTAAATAATGAGGGATCTACAAATGCTGCGGTTTTTTATCTTAACAGAATCCGTCAGAGAGCAGGTCTTGCTCCTGTTTCCGCTTCAATATCAGCTGCTGATTTTACCACTGCTCTAAGAAAAGAAAGAAGAGTAGAATTTGCCGGTGAAGGTGTTTATTGGCACGATTTAGTTCGCTGGAATACAGGAGTTGCAGTTATTAATCAGGCTGCTGCACAGCTCAACTATAATTTTACGATTACAACGAATGATTATTTATATCAGGTTCCACTATCTCAAATTCAGGTGGCAGGATATGATCAGAATCCTTAA
- a CDS encoding SusC/RagA family TonB-linked outer membrane protein — protein sequence MKKSIVTMGILLSTSGFIFAQEKQAANTAKSQDSIQNPKNKTKDIEEVVIIAYGTQKKGEVTGSVGRVSAESFKDRPIARVDQALTGQIAGVKTRATSGKPGEPLEIRVRGTASISASNSPLYVIDGMVADDMANVSPDDVQSIEVLKDAASTAMYGSRGSNGIVIVTTKKGISGKPSFSFSQYYGVQTIEKKLDIMTSSEWIDYATESINKRWVALAPGNSASDSYAVRANYLNLANTTNYNLANVNYMIDPRWGTDQVAYIDWQDAFYRPAAIQNYQLSVRGGSKDVKYAISASYFDQEGLALNTGFNRYNLSAVVDINISDKWKAGIALRPSYSQSYGAAVDGKDNEAHKMLSMVPVAELSAGLYTNFWKNDRYRWASSSQSSIGVLENTTNNTNEFRLLSSLYMSYDILPGLNFKISGGATNNFNLNNSYTPTFNLITNIPGQVSIASRRTVNYNRYLGEALLNYKKTFGNHSIAALAGYSAENYRTTSQYNRNKGFPNDDLKTFNFTQSASVLNSEYTVSEWMLVSMFGRVNYDYKKKYMLFASIRRDGSSRFGWNNLWGTFAAFGSAWKIDEEEFLQDKTWLSNLKLRYSWGENGNNNIGDYRAFGTLSGGNYSFGGNLSNGLIPNTIANPNLTWEKTQSSDFGFELGLFNRIDFTADYYIKKTNDLLLQQPIPFATGYNIMWKNVGSVQNTGLELDLSTKNLTGAFRWNTSANIAFNNNKVLQLGSDNAPIYTGFSSSTNIIKVGEELNSFYLYEAIGVLSTADLTNTGVAKTAGAIAGDVKYKDFNGDGKITEDDRHIIGSPTPDYYWGFTNTFSYKGFDLSVFFQGQKGGYSYALLGRAIDRTSMGTTTNVMGNWANRWRSDENPGDGRTPRLDGTTGSLLDTRWLYDATYIQLKNVTLGYNFEQELVNKLKISNLRVYVSLENVWRKDHYYGGYNPESVQSDGTDYGAYPNAKVYMMGLNFNF from the coding sequence ATGAAGAAGTCCATAGTAACTATGGGTATTTTACTAAGTACCTCAGGTTTTATCTTCGCACAGGAAAAACAAGCAGCCAATACGGCAAAGTCACAGGATAGTATACAAAATCCTAAAAATAAAACAAAAGATATTGAGGAGGTCGTCATTATTGCTTACGGCACACAAAAAAAAGGAGAGGTCACGGGTTCTGTTGGTAGGGTAAGTGCAGAAAGTTTTAAAGACCGTCCTATAGCGAGAGTAGATCAGGCTTTAACGGGACAAATTGCCGGAGTGAAAACACGCGCCACATCAGGAAAACCCGGCGAACCGCTGGAAATCAGAGTTCGTGGTACAGCTTCAATTTCAGCAAGTAATTCTCCCCTCTACGTGATCGATGGAATGGTAGCAGATGATATGGCAAATGTTTCGCCAGACGATGTGCAATCGATTGAAGTACTAAAAGACGCCGCTTCTACGGCAATGTACGGTTCCAGAGGTTCTAACGGTATTGTTATTGTCACTACAAAGAAAGGAATATCCGGAAAACCTTCATTTTCATTTTCTCAATACTATGGCGTCCAGACAATTGAAAAAAAGTTGGATATCATGACGAGTTCAGAGTGGATAGATTACGCCACTGAATCAATCAACAAAAGATGGGTCGCTTTGGCTCCGGGAAATTCTGCATCAGACAGTTATGCGGTAAGAGCTAACTATTTAAATTTAGCAAATACAACAAACTATAATTTAGCTAATGTCAATTATATGATTGATCCTCGCTGGGGAACAGATCAGGTTGCTTACATAGACTGGCAGGATGCTTTTTACCGTCCTGCAGCAATTCAAAATTACCAGCTTTCAGTACGTGGAGGAAGTAAAGATGTGAAATATGCAATCTCTGCTTCGTATTTTGATCAGGAAGGTTTGGCTCTTAATACAGGATTCAACAGGTATAATCTGAGTGCAGTAGTCGATATTAATATTTCAGATAAATGGAAGGCAGGAATTGCCTTAAGGCCAAGTTATTCACAAAGTTACGGAGCAGCAGTAGACGGAAAAGACAATGAAGCTCACAAAATGCTCTCAATGGTTCCTGTTGCAGAATTGTCGGCCGGTCTCTATACCAATTTTTGGAAAAATGACCGGTACAGATGGGCAAGTTCTTCGCAAAGCTCAATTGGTGTTTTAGAAAATACAACCAACAATACCAACGAATTCAGGTTATTATCTAGTCTTTATATGTCTTATGATATTTTGCCGGGTTTAAATTTTAAAATTTCCGGAGGCGCAACCAATAATTTTAATCTCAACAATAGCTATACACCGACATTTAATTTAATCACAAACATTCCTGGACAGGTAAGTATTGCCAGTCGCCGAACTGTAAATTATAACAGATATTTAGGAGAAGCCTTATTAAATTATAAAAAGACTTTCGGAAATCACAGTATTGCTGCTCTTGCGGGTTATAGCGCAGAAAATTACAGAACGACTAGCCAGTACAACCGAAACAAGGGTTTCCCGAATGATGATTTAAAAACATTTAATTTCACGCAGTCTGCATCGGTTTTAAATTCAGAATATACCGTTTCAGAATGGATGTTGGTGTCGATGTTCGGCCGTGTAAATTACGATTATAAAAAGAAATATATGCTGTTCGCAAGTATTCGTAGAGATGGTTCGTCCAGATTTGGATGGAATAATCTTTGGGGAACATTTGCAGCATTCGGAAGTGCCTGGAAGATCGATGAAGAAGAATTTTTACAGGATAAAACGTGGCTTAGCAATTTAAAGCTAAGATACAGCTGGGGTGAAAACGGAAATAATAACATTGGAGATTACAGGGCTTTTGGTACACTTTCGGGTGGTAATTATTCTTTCGGTGGCAATTTATCGAATGGTTTAATTCCAAACACCATCGCAAATCCTAATCTGACTTGGGAAAAAACCCAGTCTTCAGATTTTGGTTTTGAATTAGGCTTATTCAACAGAATTGATTTCACAGCAGATTACTATATCAAAAAAACCAACGATCTTCTTTTGCAACAGCCAATTCCTTTTGCTACAGGTTACAATATCATGTGGAAAAATGTAGGGTCGGTTCAGAATACTGGTTTGGAATTAGATTTAAGTACAAAAAATTTAACAGGTGCTTTCAGATGGAACACTTCGGCGAATATTGCATTTAATAATAATAAAGTACTGCAATTGGGTTCTGATAATGCGCCAATTTACACAGGTTTCTCTAGCTCAACAAATATTATCAAAGTAGGAGAAGAGCTCAATTCTTTTTATCTTTATGAAGCGATAGGAGTGCTTTCTACTGCAGATCTCACCAATACTGGTGTTGCTAAAACGGCTGGAGCAATTGCGGGAGATGTAAAATATAAAGATTTTAACGGCGACGGTAAGATTACCGAAGACGACCGTCACATTATCGGAAGTCCTACACCAGACTATTATTGGGGTTTTACAAATACTTTTTCTTATAAAGGTTTTGATCTTTCTGTATTTTTTCAGGGTCAGAAAGGAGGTTATAGCTATGCATTGTTAGGACGGGCAATCGACCGTACCAGTATGGGAACCACTACCAATGTAATGGGGAACTGGGCAAATCGCTGGCGTTCTGATGAAAATCCGGGAGACGGAAGAACACCGAGATTAGACGGAACCACAGGTAGTCTTCTAGACACGAGATGGTTGTATGATGCAACGTATATTCAGTTGAAAAACGTGACGTTGGGCTACAATTTTGAACAGGAATTAGTCAATAAACTAAAAATTTCTAACCTGAGAGTGTATGTCAGTTTAGAAAATGTCTGGAGAAAAGATCACTATTACGGTGGTTACAATCCGGAATCTGTGCAGTCAGATGGTACCGATTATGGTGCATATCCGAACGCAAAAGTGTATATGATGGGCTTAAACTTTAACTTTTAA